The Bacteroides sp. genome contains a region encoding:
- a CDS encoding ABC transporter permease gives MFRKKRDDIQGSLSRMAWRRFLRNPVSLGSLVFISLSAILAVLGYLITPDATPFANHQQLELATHKPGHKATLLLVRKNEVPKKSHFFHKMIRGKVSEVNTIPIQRYWFEGPWLYYETYAGQPDYPGLEDRIWLPDVLFPIQHDQHQGEPVNDSLSFISFSGEHLTLPILEMQQQVEAEHIKNRRFILGTDRFGRDLLSQLIIGTRVSLSVGFIAVFISLVIGITLGSLAGYFRGKLDDLVMWLINVIWSIPTLLLVIAITFAIGKGFWQVFLAVGLTMWVDVARVARGQVLSLREKEFVEACRALGLGSTRIIVHHILPNIMGPVIVISAANFASAILIEAGLSFLGIGVQPPMPSWGTMIREHYGYIILDKGYLAFMPGLLIMLMVLAFMLTGNGLREALDKTPRF, from the coding sequence GTGTTCCGAAAAAAGAGAGATGACATACAAGGTTCCCTAAGCAGGATGGCCTGGCGGCGGTTTCTCAGGAACCCAGTATCGCTGGGAAGCCTTGTATTCATAAGCCTTTCAGCTATCCTTGCTGTCCTGGGTTATCTCATCACCCCCGACGCTACCCCCTTTGCAAACCATCAGCAGTTAGAACTTGCCACCCATAAACCAGGACACAAAGCCACCCTTTTGCTGGTTAGAAAAAATGAAGTGCCGAAAAAAAGCCATTTTTTCCATAAAATGATTAGGGGTAAGGTATCTGAAGTGAACACCATTCCCATTCAACGATACTGGTTTGAAGGCCCCTGGCTTTATTACGAAACCTATGCAGGGCAGCCCGACTATCCTGGGCTGGAGGACAGGATATGGCTGCCGGATGTGCTTTTCCCCATTCAACACGACCAACATCAGGGCGAGCCTGTCAATGATTCCCTTTCATTCATTTCCTTTTCGGGGGAGCATCTGACCCTTCCCATCCTGGAAATGCAGCAGCAAGTGGAAGCGGAACACATTAAAAACCGCAGGTTCATTTTGGGAACAGACCGCTTTGGTCGGGACCTGCTGAGCCAGCTCATCATTGGCACGCGCGTTTCCCTCTCCGTGGGATTTATTGCGGTTTTTATTTCCCTGGTCATTGGCATTACCCTGGGTAGCCTGGCAGGTTATTTCAGGGGGAAACTGGATGACCTGGTGATGTGGCTGATAAATGTGATCTGGTCCATCCCTACCCTGCTGCTTGTCATTGCCATCACCTTCGCCATCGGGAAAGGATTCTGGCAGGTCTTTCTGGCTGTGGGGCTCACCATGTGGGTGGACGTGGCAAGAGTAGCCAGGGGACAAGTACTCAGCCTGCGTGAGAAAGAGTTTGTGGAAGCATGCAGGGCGCTGGGTTTGGGGAGTACCCGCATTATCGTACATCATATTCTCCCAAACATCATGGGACCCGTGATCGTCATTTCAGCCGCTAACTTTGCTTCAGCCATCCTGATCGAAGCTGGGTTGAGTTTCCTGGGCATAGGGGTACAACCACCTATGCCTTCCTGGGGCACCATGATCCGGGAACATTACGGATATATCATACTCGACAAGGGCTATCTGGCCTTTATGCCGGGTCTGCTGATCATGCTGATGGTCCTTGCTTTTATGCTTACCGGAAACGGCCTGCGGGAAGCCCTTGACAAAACACCCCGGTTCTAG
- a CDS encoding Gfo/Idh/MocA family oxidoreductase: protein MTTQVNKIGVLGAGHLGKIHIKCIQESERFDLLGFYDPNPEICSEVEEKFGIKRFPSADALIDACQMVDIVTPTVNHFESASRALRRSRHVFIEKPLTTTLTEARELIELAREANVKVQVGHVERFNPAFIAAYPYLENPMFIETHRLAPFNPRGTDVPVILDLMIHDIDIVLHVIKSPIKKVSASGVAVVSDTPDIANARVEFNNGCVANLTASRISMKNMRKSRFFQKEGYISVDFLTKETEIIRMQSFEKTDDPFAMVIDLGPGKGKKQIFVEKPKILPINAIKTELETFHASIVENTLPVVTIEDGYRSLELAYLIMEKIEINTQVLG from the coding sequence ATGACGACACAGGTAAATAAAATTGGGGTATTAGGTGCAGGACATCTGGGCAAGATTCACATTAAGTGCATTCAGGAATCGGAACGTTTTGATTTGCTGGGATTTTATGACCCCAACCCGGAGATATGCTCCGAGGTGGAAGAAAAATTTGGCATAAAACGTTTCCCTTCAGCCGATGCCCTGATCGATGCCTGTCAGATGGTGGATATTGTGACCCCTACCGTGAACCATTTTGAAAGTGCATCCCGGGCACTCCGGCGGTCGCGCCATGTGTTTATTGAGAAACCCCTTACCACAACCCTCACTGAAGCCCGGGAACTTATTGAACTGGCCAGGGAAGCCAATGTGAAGGTGCAGGTGGGCCATGTGGAACGTTTCAACCCCGCCTTCATTGCAGCCTATCCTTATCTGGAAAATCCAATGTTTATTGAGACGCATCGCCTGGCCCCCTTTAACCCGCGTGGGACAGATGTGCCTGTGATTCTCGATCTGATGATCCATGATATTGACATCGTGCTTCACGTGATCAAATCTCCTATCAAGAAGGTCTCCGCCAGCGGGGTCGCCGTGGTTTCCGATACCCCGGATATTGCCAATGCGAGGGTAGAATTTAACAATGGTTGCGTCGCCAACCTCACAGCCAGCCGTATTTCAATGAAAAATATGCGCAAATCGCGCTTCTTCCAGAAAGAGGGATATATCTCAGTAGATTTTCTAACCAAGGAAACCGAGATCATCAGGATGCAATCCTTTGAGAAAACCGATGACCCCTTTGCCATGGTTATTGACCTGGGCCCCGGGAAGGGTAAAAAACAAATCTTTGTTGAAAAGCCAAAAATCCTTCCCATTAATGCCATAAAAACCGAACTGGAAACCTTTCATGCTTCCATAGTAGAAAACACCTTGCCCGTGGTGACTATCGAGGACGGCTACCGGTCACTTGAACTGGCCTACCTCATTATGGAGAAAATTGAAATCAACACCCAGGTGCTGGGTTAA
- a CDS encoding SiaB family protein kinase produces the protein MRHLETFREVFSQGAAGQLLLAFNGAFTQENIVNLASAVRNEVENLSDPVTGKRAFSIFVEMAQNVLHYSQTKGSTGKGAGRFLLFQNPEGFHLLTVNLIDPSQMDYLKRRIAEINRMGTSELRSIYLTRRRQKDTNGTGGAGLGLMDISRRSGSPLGIGFLPEGQGRLSFYLRATLNKKSN, from the coding sequence ATGAGGCATCTGGAAACGTTCCGTGAAGTATTTTCCCAGGGAGCTGCAGGGCAGTTGCTGCTTGCATTTAATGGCGCTTTCACCCAGGAAAATATCGTCAACCTGGCCAGTGCGGTGCGCAATGAAGTAGAGAACCTTAGCGATCCCGTGACCGGGAAAAGAGCTTTTAGTATTTTTGTGGAAATGGCTCAGAATGTCCTGCATTACAGCCAGACAAAGGGTTCTACAGGGAAAGGCGCGGGTCGTTTTTTGTTATTTCAGAATCCTGAAGGCTTCCATCTGCTTACAGTTAATCTGATTGACCCTTCGCAAATGGACTACCTGAAGCGACGCATTGCAGAAATCAATCGTATGGGGACCTCCGAATTGAGGTCTATCTACCTTACCCGCCGCAGGCAAAAGGATACCAACGGAACCGGGGGTGCAGGCCTGGGGCTGATGGATATCTCCCGGCGATCAGGAAGCCCGCTTGGTATTGGCTTCCTGCCTGAAGGCCAGGGGAGGCTTTCCTTCTATCTTCGTGCTACGCTTAACAAAAAGTCTAACTAG
- a CDS encoding DUF255 domain-containing protein encodes MNIRLFSTILFAVAFSLLVQFPVKAQEAKINWLTIEEAQELHKKDPKKIFVDIYTDWCGWCKRMDAETFTHPVIVDYINTHFYAVKLNAEQTEPIVFKGVKYENERASQRRGAHNFAIAILQGRMSYPSVAFFDENLSLIYALPGFRNAVRMEPILVFFNEDVYKTNPNLDEFTANFQGRASE; translated from the coding sequence ATGAATATCCGACTTTTTTCAACCATCCTTTTTGCCGTGGCTTTTAGCCTGCTGGTGCAATTCCCTGTAAAAGCCCAGGAGGCAAAGATAAACTGGCTCACGATTGAAGAAGCCCAGGAACTGCATAAAAAAGACCCCAAAAAGATCTTTGTTGACATTTATACCGATTGGTGCGGTTGGTGTAAGCGTATGGATGCTGAGACATTTACCCATCCCGTCATTGTTGATTATATCAATACCCATTTCTACGCCGTGAAGCTCAATGCCGAGCAAACCGAGCCCATTGTTTTCAAGGGTGTGAAGTATGAAAATGAAAGGGCCAGCCAGCGCCGCGGCGCCCATAATTTTGCCATTGCCATCCTGCAGGGCCGTATGAGCTATCCATCGGTGGCGTTCTTCGATGAGAACCTGAGCCTGATCTATGCCCTGCCTGGCTTTCGGAATGCAGTCCGAATGGAACCCATCCTGGTTTTCTTCAATGAAGACGTTTACAAAACCAATCCCAACCTGGATGAGTTTACAGCAAATTTCCAGGGACGGGCTTCCGAATAA
- a CDS encoding asparagine synthase C-terminal domain-containing protein, translating into MNQLFLVYNYNYYWHQAEDLYFKGFFFDRDGRHYHEGGALEVLAPLKDRKAIRQEVESIDGPFTIIKQTSEGILICTGAMSIFPVFYTWENGKWLVSDSSDQLLNMKQDKHCNTDAFDEFMGAGFVMGRETLLKGIYKSQAAEILLLKPDGTTASDIYNYFLPKAFWGESLTELKVKLVYKLKNVTKRLITSLKDRTVVVPLSGGYDSRLIVSLLKNAGYEKVICFTYGRPNQESELSQQVAEKLGYQWIFVDYRKTDIKGYLHDPVFQDYNRYAGNNYTMPYLQEYFAVKYLKDNKLIPDDSVFLPGHGGDFLAGGHVKKAARTKRDLKNLAPHIAKKYFLFIPLGNAAKDQITRRLEQWFEGYHPPDGATDPFYSVYAEDWYVKERGSKFIFQSAQVFPYFGYAFRLPLWHKDLRNLFRQVPFDLRLNQQLYYQLLEDEFFKPLGIFFEENEMKEVGKNSLEKRIRKILKPLVPGMVLARKLKAADWMCYDKFTSEMEQQLKKEGHPPLKTIFSYNARICRWYLQQVRKKTDCRN; encoded by the coding sequence ATGAACCAACTTTTCCTGGTTTACAACTACAACTATTACTGGCACCAGGCGGAAGACCTTTATTTTAAGGGTTTTTTCTTCGACCGCGATGGCCGGCATTACCACGAAGGAGGCGCACTGGAGGTATTGGCCCCCCTGAAGGACCGCAAAGCCATAAGACAGGAGGTGGAAAGCATTGATGGGCCTTTTACGATCATCAAACAAACCAGCGAAGGAATCCTGATCTGCACGGGTGCTATGAGCATTTTCCCGGTTTTTTACACCTGGGAAAACGGGAAGTGGCTGGTGTCGGACAGTTCTGATCAACTGCTTAACATGAAGCAGGACAAGCACTGTAATACCGATGCCTTTGATGAATTTATGGGCGCAGGTTTTGTCATGGGGCGCGAAACCTTACTGAAGGGGATCTATAAATCGCAAGCAGCTGAAATCCTGTTGCTTAAACCCGATGGAACAACAGCGTCCGATATTTACAACTATTTCCTGCCCAAAGCCTTTTGGGGAGAGAGCCTGACCGAGTTGAAGGTCAAGCTGGTGTATAAACTCAAAAACGTGACCAAGCGCCTGATCACTTCCCTGAAGGATCGAACGGTGGTGGTGCCCCTGAGCGGGGGTTACGACTCCAGGCTGATTGTCTCGCTTCTGAAGAACGCAGGCTACGAGAAAGTCATCTGCTTCACTTATGGCAGGCCAAACCAGGAGTCGGAATTAAGCCAGCAAGTAGCTGAAAAACTTGGATACCAGTGGATCTTTGTTGATTACCGCAAAACAGATATAAAGGGTTATTTGCATGATCCGGTTTTCCAGGACTATAACCGCTATGCCGGAAACAATTACACCATGCCCTACCTCCAGGAATATTTTGCTGTAAAATACCTGAAAGATAACAAACTGATCCCGGACGACAGTGTATTTCTTCCGGGTCATGGGGGTGATTTTCTTGCGGGAGGCCATGTCAAGAAGGCTGCCAGGACAAAACGAGACCTTAAAAACCTGGCCCCACATATTGCAAAAAAATATTTCCTGTTTATCCCCTTAGGGAACGCTGCCAAAGACCAGATCACCAGGAGGCTGGAACAATGGTTTGAAGGCTATCATCCGCCGGATGGTGCTACCGACCCTTTTTACAGTGTTTACGCCGAGGACTGGTATGTAAAAGAGCGTGGCTCAAAGTTCATCTTTCAATCGGCACAGGTATTCCCTTATTTTGGTTATGCTTTTCGCCTGCCCTTATGGCATAAGGATCTGAGAAACCTGTTCAGGCAGGTCCCCTTTGATTTGAGGCTCAACCAACAGTTGTACTACCAACTTCTGGAGGATGAGTTTTTCAAGCCCCTGGGCATCTTTTTCGAAGAAAATGAAATGAAAGAGGTCGGCAAGAACAGCTTGGAGAAACGCATCAGGAAAATCCTGAAACCCCTGGTTCCCGGCATGGTGCTGGCACGTAAGCTAAAGGCAGCCGACTGGATGTGCTACGACAAGTTTACTTCAGAGATGGAGCAGCAGCTAAAAAAAGAGGGGCATCCGCCCCTCAAAACGATTTTCAGCTATAATGCCCGCATTTGCAGGTGGTATTTACAGCAGGTGCGCAAAAAAACGGATTGCAGGAATTAG
- a CDS encoding protein-L-isoaspartate(D-aspartate) O-methyltransferase, translating to MIDTYRHKGLRRKLAEEVRGKGIKDERVIAAIEKIPRHFFLDSSFVEFAYQDKPFPIGAGQTISQPYTVAYQTELLDVKKGDKVLEIGTGSGYQACVLLELGAKVFSIERHHSLYLKTKALLAKMGYNARLFYGDGYKGLPAYAPFDKILITAAAPQIPPDLLQQLKTGGVMVVPVGSGGTQTMFRITKLDENQYEQEDFGLFRFVPMLGNKE from the coding sequence ATGATAGATACCTACCGGCATAAGGGATTGCGGAGAAAACTGGCCGAAGAAGTTCGGGGAAAAGGCATTAAGGATGAACGGGTGATAGCGGCCATTGAGAAGATCCCCCGGCACTTTTTCCTCGATTCCTCATTTGTTGAGTTTGCCTACCAGGATAAGCCCTTTCCCATAGGGGCGGGGCAAACCATTAGCCAACCCTATACTGTTGCATACCAAACTGAATTGCTTGATGTCAAGAAAGGGGATAAGGTTCTGGAGATCGGCACAGGCAGTGGTTACCAGGCTTGCGTGCTGTTGGAGCTGGGAGCCAAGGTGTTTAGCATTGAACGTCACCATAGCCTATACCTGAAAACCAAGGCCTTGTTGGCAAAGATGGGCTATAATGCCAGGCTCTTTTATGGCGATGGTTATAAGGGTTTACCTGCCTATGCCCCATTTGATAAGATCCTTATTACGGCGGCAGCCCCCCAGATCCCGCCCGATCTGCTTCAACAATTGAAAACCGGGGGAGTCATGGTAGTGCCTGTGGGGTCAGGCGGGACGCAAACCATGTTTCGCATTACCAAACTGGATGAGAACCAATACGAGCAGGAGGATTTCGGCCTCTTCCGCTTTGTGCCTATGCTGGGGAACAAAGAATAG
- a CDS encoding glycosyltransferase, producing MKGKQAGKILVIPSWYPPKGGYFFREHALALANEGLEVDVMAGLHTSLRTLRLKELQNVRKIEIHTLDGITEYLKKYWIIPFSNRPNFHGWISLMLRFFRKYQERQGPPDLILAHSSIWAGLVAAFIKEKYGIPYVITEHRSRFVYNTPEARQQFEPWFFPYLKIAFEGAAAVVTVSKSLQPFIREVAPEVEGRLHCIPNMVDTDFFHPAKGKKPLKPFRFFSLANLIPLKGMDTLVEAFASASQEFEGDCQLVIGGDGPERPRLERLLEEKRLRGKVVYAGKLNRSQVLDQMQQAHAFLLASHFEAFGVVFIEAMATGLPLIATRSGGPESIVNENIGLLVESGKSDQLAGALLEMMNQYERYQPAHIRQEAITRYSKSAVAQQYIKLFDNIKK from the coding sequence ATGAAGGGAAAGCAAGCTGGCAAAATACTGGTCATCCCTTCGTGGTATCCACCCAAGGGAGGGTACTTCTTTCGCGAGCACGCCCTTGCACTGGCCAATGAAGGATTGGAGGTTGACGTAATGGCCGGATTGCATACCAGCCTGCGGACCCTCAGGCTGAAAGAACTTCAGAATGTCCGTAAAATTGAGATCCACACCCTTGACGGGATCACTGAATACCTGAAGAAGTATTGGATCATTCCCTTTTCCAATAGGCCTAATTTTCACGGCTGGATCAGTTTGATGCTGCGCTTTTTCAGGAAATACCAGGAAAGACAGGGGCCGCCCGATCTGATCCTTGCCCACAGCAGCATCTGGGCAGGACTGGTGGCAGCCTTTATCAAGGAGAAATACGGCATCCCCTATGTGATCACTGAGCACCGGAGCCGGTTTGTTTACAACACCCCGGAAGCCAGGCAGCAATTTGAGCCCTGGTTCTTTCCCTATCTAAAAATAGCTTTTGAGGGTGCCGCTGCCGTGGTAACGGTAAGCAAATCACTCCAACCCTTTATCCGGGAGGTTGCCCCTGAAGTCGAGGGTAGGCTGCATTGCATTCCCAATATGGTCGATACGGATTTCTTTCATCCTGCAAAAGGGAAAAAGCCCCTGAAGCCTTTCCGGTTTTTTTCGCTTGCCAACCTTATTCCCTTGAAGGGGATGGACACCCTGGTCGAGGCCTTTGCCAGCGCAAGCCAGGAATTTGAAGGAGATTGCCAGCTGGTCATTGGTGGCGACGGTCCGGAGCGCCCGAGGCTGGAGCGACTGTTAGAAGAAAAGAGACTCAGGGGGAAGGTCGTTTACGCCGGGAAGCTGAACCGCAGCCAGGTGCTTGACCAAATGCAGCAAGCCCATGCTTTTTTACTTGCCAGCCATTTTGAGGCCTTTGGGGTGGTTTTTATTGAGGCGATGGCCACAGGACTACCCCTGATCGCCACCCGTTCAGGAGGCCCGGAAAGCATCGTAAACGAAAACATCGGATTGCTGGTGGAATCAGGAAAATCCGATCAACTGGCTGGAGCTTTGCTTGAAATGATGAATCAGTATGAACGATATCAGCCTGCTCATATCAGGCAGGAAGCCATCACTCGCTATAGCAAAAGCGCGGTGGCACAGCAATACATTAAACTTTTTGACAATATCAAAAAATAA